A single Lancefieldella parvula DSM 20469 DNA region contains:
- the alr gene encoding alanine racemase translates to MSAYPQDRWAWIEIDLSAVRHNVKAFKAQLNRGVKLMCVVKADAYGHGAAQCAKAMQSVGADQFAVATVDEGVELRCSGIESPILVLSEPPVTSIPDLVRFDIMPSVYTVDFALAYGEASAAANKVGRYHLAIDTGMTRIGVRREDLLEVRGSIDFHRGLECAGTFTHFATADVLDNWDFDLQVNRFVEAITALKNAGYELGLVHADNTPGTILHKDIQFDMVRVGIGLYGLHPSKLTIPRIDLQLVMSVRGRVTRVVYPAVGDGVGYGMTWRVPRNNIQVATVPIGYADGLARNLSNRMDVLARGSRVRQVGNICMDQFMIAVDTTGARANKPVYEICYGDVVTLIGKDGDQEITVDEMADLRETINYEVVCNFGARLDKVYI, encoded by the coding sequence ATGTCAGCATATCCTCAGGATAGATGGGCTTGGATAGAGATTGATCTTTCTGCCGTCCGCCACAATGTGAAGGCGTTTAAAGCCCAGCTTAACCGCGGAGTTAAGCTAATGTGCGTGGTTAAGGCTGACGCATACGGTCACGGTGCTGCTCAGTGTGCTAAAGCCATGCAGTCTGTGGGTGCCGATCAATTTGCTGTTGCAACGGTTGATGAGGGTGTTGAGCTGCGTTGCTCTGGCATTGAAAGTCCTATTCTGGTGCTTTCTGAGCCACCCGTCACTTCTATTCCAGACCTTGTTCGCTTTGACATCATGCCTTCCGTCTATACAGTTGATTTTGCGCTTGCCTACGGCGAGGCTTCTGCTGCAGCTAACAAAGTTGGTCGCTATCATCTGGCCATTGATACTGGCATGACCCGTATTGGTGTCAGGCGAGAAGATCTTCTTGAGGTGCGCGGTTCTATTGATTTCCACAGGGGTCTTGAGTGTGCTGGTACGTTTACGCATTTTGCTACGGCCGATGTGCTTGACAACTGGGATTTTGACCTGCAGGTTAATCGTTTTGTTGAAGCAATTACAGCACTCAAAAATGCAGGCTATGAGCTAGGCTTGGTTCACGCTGACAACACTCCCGGTACCATCCTGCACAAAGATATACAGTTTGATATGGTCCGCGTAGGCATTGGTCTGTATGGGCTTCATCCAAGTAAACTCACCATTCCACGCATTGACCTGCAGCTCGTTATGAGCGTACGCGGTCGTGTGACGCGTGTGGTCTATCCAGCTGTTGGTGATGGTGTTGGTTACGGTATGACCTGGCGCGTTCCTCGTAATAACATTCAGGTAGCAACAGTGCCTATCGGTTACGCTGACGGACTTGCACGTAATCTTTCTAACCGTATGGATGTTCTGGCGCGCGGAAGTCGAGTGCGCCAGGTAGGCAACATTTGTATGGATCAGTTCATGATTGCCGTTGATACAACAGGTGCGCGTGCTAACAAGCCTGTGTACGAGATTTGTTATGGTGACGTGGTAACCCTTATTGGTAAAGATGGCGACCAAGAAATCACCGTAGATGAGATGGCTGATCTGCGTGAAACTATCAACTACGAGGTAGTTTGCAACTTTGGTGCTCGCCTTGATAAGGTGTACATCTAA
- a CDS encoding DUF3006 domain-containing protein, which yields MKAIIDRFEDNNLAVLELNDQSGNMLTISRHKLPSNACQGDILYYQDGVWTIAEEETTQRQNDIDELFNSLLVRDDNEDDSYQDDAYSKDE from the coding sequence ATGAAAGCAATCATTGATCGATTTGAAGACAACAACCTTGCCGTGCTTGAGCTAAATGATCAATCAGGCAATATGCTTACCATTTCTCGCCACAAGCTTCCAAGTAACGCTTGCCAGGGTGATATTCTTTACTACCAAGACGGTGTGTGGACGATAGCTGAGGAAGAGACAACCCAACGTCAAAACGATATCGATGAGCTGTTCAACTCCTTGCTTGTGCGCGATGATAACGAAGATGATTCCTACCAAGATGACGCATATTCAAAGGACGAGTAG
- a CDS encoding uracil-DNA glycosylase — MAASPASPKNALGRKRMSNVEYSKIAYSKQAGQTLDEICEQIADCKKCPLWETRTNIVFGGPNPTARIMIVGEAPGKNEDLSGQPFVGTSGKKLDALLEEVGLSHQDVFISNVVKCRPPSNRNPKVAEVEECSPYLRDQIRAIKPDVIVCLGNFATQFVMHTDKGVTELRGKFYQIGAFSVLPTMHPASTIYRKEWAQFLKDDLQLLADWLKKHPRGGSCD; from the coding sequence ATGGCGGCTTCTCCTGCTTCGCCTAAAAACGCTTTAGGTAGAAAACGCATGTCAAACGTAGAATATTCTAAAATCGCATATTCTAAACAAGCAGGTCAAACTCTTGATGAGATTTGCGAGCAGATAGCTGATTGTAAAAAGTGTCCGCTTTGGGAAACGCGCACCAATATTGTGTTTGGCGGGCCAAATCCCACGGCTCGTATTATGATTGTAGGAGAAGCTCCTGGTAAAAATGAGGATCTAAGCGGTCAGCCTTTCGTGGGAACATCGGGCAAAAAACTTGATGCACTGTTAGAGGAAGTTGGTCTTTCTCACCAGGATGTTTTTATCTCTAACGTGGTCAAATGCCGACCGCCTTCAAATAGAAACCCCAAGGTAGCTGAGGTGGAGGAGTGCTCTCCGTATCTTCGCGACCAGATTCGTGCCATTAAGCCAGACGTTATTGTTTGTTTGGGAAATTTTGCTACACAGTTTGTCATGCATACCGATAAGGGCGTGACAGAGCTGCGCGGCAAGTTTTACCAGATAGGCGCCTTTAGTGTGCTACCTACCATGCATCCTGCATCAACTATTTATCGCAAAGAATGGGCACAGTTCCTCAAAGACGACTTGCAACTTCTTGCTGATTGGCTTAAGAAACATCCTCGAGGAGGCTCTTGTGACTAA
- a CDS encoding bifunctional ADP-dependent NAD(P)H-hydrate dehydratase/NAD(P)H-hydrate epimerase, giving the protein MQPVLNVEDIKRVEIALTRVGVSVSELMHRAGYAAAQEALGMGGDISNVVILVGLGNNGGDGWVAAEALRSRNCNVKVVTPLEPDQISGDLARQMAQRAVRAGVSVLVGPSRQELIDLLATADVVLDCMLGTGFHGKVRAPFDIWIECLNQSGARVLSVDVPSGLSAQKGQVESACVVADVTVTMIALKPGLIADAGRDVCGSIVVAPLAEQTERLVVEADPVAWRVDLEDYLASVPAQLNDCDKYSRGSVLVVGGSSRFPGAAVFAAKAAARAGAGYVTLAVPEAIVSCVQMMLPEVPVIGLPCDAEGVFTEEAAPLVLQLAAMRTVTLVGPGMRVSGGTVKVTSALLDSELPVIVDADALNCIARLTNNNLPDFPELTRRTAPLIMTPHRRELGRLVNQVDNPPASLVAQLEAARKIVWADGGSELVIVAKGTATGCVGVQKAVLPKPGPVTLATAGSGDVLAGTIAGRLAQVAGQVDDLTIFCSLACEVHAYAGQLAAEKFGVRGAMAGDICDVIGLASDALEEQIAFPMADFEEAAE; this is encoded by the coding sequence ATGCAGCCGGTATTAAATGTTGAGGACATCAAGCGCGTAGAGATTGCGCTGACACGCGTGGGCGTAAGCGTTTCTGAGCTCATGCACCGTGCAGGTTACGCTGCTGCTCAAGAAGCCCTTGGCATGGGGGGAGACATTAGTAACGTTGTCATCCTCGTAGGTCTTGGCAATAACGGTGGAGATGGCTGGGTGGCAGCAGAAGCGCTGCGCTCTAGGAACTGCAACGTTAAGGTGGTTACTCCACTTGAGCCAGATCAGATTTCCGGCGATCTTGCACGTCAAATGGCGCAGCGCGCCGTTCGCGCGGGAGTTTCGGTGCTTGTTGGTCCTTCTCGCCAGGAGCTTATTGATCTGTTGGCAACAGCTGATGTGGTGCTTGACTGCATGTTGGGTACCGGTTTTCACGGCAAAGTGAGAGCTCCGTTTGATATTTGGATTGAGTGCCTTAATCAGTCTGGCGCTCGCGTGCTCTCTGTTGACGTTCCAAGTGGTCTTTCTGCGCAGAAGGGCCAGGTAGAAAGTGCGTGTGTTGTTGCTGACGTCACCGTTACCATGATTGCGCTGAAGCCCGGTCTAATTGCTGATGCTGGTCGAGATGTTTGTGGTTCTATTGTTGTAGCTCCTTTGGCCGAGCAGACGGAGCGCTTGGTTGTTGAAGCAGATCCTGTTGCATGGCGCGTTGACTTGGAAGATTATCTTGCTTCTGTTCCTGCTCAGCTCAACGACTGTGATAAGTATTCTCGCGGCTCCGTACTGGTGGTTGGTGGCTCTAGCCGCTTCCCGGGAGCCGCTGTTTTTGCTGCTAAGGCGGCTGCTCGTGCGGGTGCCGGCTACGTTACGCTGGCAGTCCCCGAGGCTATTGTCAGCTGTGTTCAGATGATGTTGCCAGAGGTTCCTGTTATTGGCCTCCCATGCGATGCTGAGGGCGTGTTTACTGAGGAGGCCGCTCCACTGGTGCTGCAGCTTGCTGCGATGCGTACCGTTACGCTGGTTGGTCCTGGCATGCGCGTTTCTGGTGGAACCGTTAAGGTTACCTCTGCACTGCTTGACTCTGAGCTGCCCGTTATTGTTGACGCTGATGCACTCAACTGTATTGCTCGCCTGACTAACAACAACCTTCCAGATTTCCCCGAGCTCACTCGTCGTACCGCTCCGCTTATCATGACCCCACATCGTCGTGAGCTTGGCCGCTTGGTCAATCAGGTAGACAATCCTCCTGCAAGCCTGGTGGCTCAGCTTGAGGCAGCTCGTAAGATTGTCTGGGCAGATGGTGGCTCTGAGCTGGTTATTGTTGCTAAGGGTACTGCTACCGGCTGTGTAGGCGTCCAGAAAGCCGTGCTGCCAAAGCCTGGCCCTGTCACGTTGGCAACCGCTGGTTCTGGCGATGTTCTTGCTGGTACCATTGCTGGCCGATTAGCTCAGGTTGCCGGCCAAGTTGATGACCTGACAATCTTCTGCTCGCTTGCTTGTGAGGTTCATGCATACGCAGGCCAGCTAGCTGCCGAGAAGTTCGGTGTACGTGGAGCTATGGCTGGTGACATCTGCGATGTTATTGGCCTTGCTTCAGATGCACTTGAGGAGCAAATTGCGTTCCCTATGGCAGACTTTGAAGAAGCTGCAGAGTAG
- a CDS encoding alpha/beta hydrolase-fold protein, producing MSSTPDTRPVTDATTHPDINAVAQSANPTARKTTISGFSVHTKMSSVAGAPVVYLLGNVADNSSVQVPESVSLVTVGVNLWEQNFSPWCAPRVFAKGPNFGDGAQKTLDTLIDQIIPWAESELTEPPKYRVLVGYSLAGLFSLWAGVSQSSTSKQAACGCQPCAPASLQLSATAAPQPDDTPIIATFQRIGSVSGSFWFPGLLDYVDHQLSAKAVGLTHAYLSLGDREARTPNPQIMHVRENAELLANKLVNAGITSTFELNRGNHFQNVEGRMQKALDWLLK from the coding sequence ATGAGCTCCACGCCAGACACACGCCCCGTCACCGATGCGACCACCCATCCCGACATCAATGCGGTCGCGCAATCCGCCAACCCCACGGCGAGAAAAACGACCATCTCCGGATTTTCCGTCCACACGAAGATGTCCTCTGTAGCTGGCGCTCCTGTTGTTTACCTCTTGGGAAACGTAGCCGACAACTCTTCCGTCCAGGTACCTGAAAGCGTCAGCCTAGTAACAGTTGGCGTTAACCTGTGGGAACAAAATTTCTCGCCTTGGTGCGCTCCACGCGTTTTTGCCAAGGGACCCAACTTTGGAGATGGCGCACAGAAAACACTTGATACGCTGATTGACCAAATAATTCCTTGGGCAGAATCGGAGCTTACCGAGCCACCGAAATATAGAGTGCTTGTAGGCTATTCACTCGCGGGACTGTTTAGTCTCTGGGCTGGTGTGTCGCAGTCCAGCACGTCAAAGCAGGCCGCATGCGGCTGCCAGCCCTGCGCTCCCGCCTCGTTGCAGCTCAGCGCCACCGCCGCACCGCAGCCCGATGACACCCCCATCATCGCAACCTTCCAGCGCATCGGATCTGTATCGGGATCATTTTGGTTCCCAGGCCTTTTGGACTACGTAGACCATCAGCTCAGTGCAAAGGCAGTCGGCCTCACACACGCCTATCTTTCACTGGGAGACCGAGAAGCACGGACTCCCAATCCACAAATAATGCACGTACGAGAAAACGCAGAACTTCTCGCCAACAAGTTAGTGAACGCGGGGATAACCTCGACGTTTGAGCTAAACCGTGGAAATCACTTTCAAAATGTTGAGGGAAGAATGCAAAAAGCTCTGGACTGGCTGCTCAAATAG
- a CDS encoding helix-turn-helix domain-containing protein, translated as MTTSSETLGRRIARLRLAKTATQERLAKELNVSPQAVSKWESDINYPDISLLPDLARFLGVSVDELLSGASAFAQESVAAQEGTAEVVSVAADEPAEIVEEPTEQDNQGIATQSSGFSFGKLFGKSMVKVEKNDEADGSKKKDVRLGNGSAKHGLHVYVVSNNGDVVDMCVPLGLAKFVLNSGIHISGSYLNQETQKQLSNINFDALMEAAKTGESGTLVDITSADGNVVKIWFD; from the coding sequence ATGACTACTTCATCTGAGACCCTTGGTCGTCGTATTGCACGTCTTCGTTTAGCTAAAACTGCAACGCAGGAGCGTCTGGCAAAAGAGTTGAACGTGAGTCCGCAGGCGGTGAGCAAGTGGGAGAGCGACATTAACTATCCGGATATTTCGCTGCTGCCAGATCTTGCACGCTTTCTTGGAGTGTCCGTTGACGAACTTTTGAGCGGCGCAAGTGCCTTCGCTCAGGAGAGTGTCGCTGCCCAAGAGGGTACTGCCGAGGTTGTTTCTGTTGCAGCCGACGAGCCCGCGGAGATCGTAGAAGAGCCCACAGAGCAGGACAACCAGGGCATTGCTACTCAGTCTTCAGGTTTCAGCTTTGGCAAGCTTTTTGGTAAGAGCATGGTCAAAGTCGAGAAAAACGACGAGGCTGACGGTAGCAAGAAGAAGGACGTTCGCTTAGGCAATGGATCTGCAAAGCACGGGTTGCACGTGTATGTTGTTTCCAACAACGGCGATGTTGTTGATATGTGCGTACCTTTGGGTCTGGCAAAGTTTGTGCTGAATTCTGGAATTCATATCAGTGGCAGCTATCTTAATCAGGAGACTCAGAAGCAGCTCTCTAACATTAATTTTGATGCGCTTATGGAAGCTGCAAAGACTGGCGAGAGTGGCACACTTGTGGATATTACATCCGCAGACGGTAACGTTGTAAAGATCTGGTTTGACTAA
- a CDS encoding sensor histidine kinase: MVSLVLLFTVTLSVIMFASTQEIRQKNMDVLNRYASQYSLEKEKGSSEGQSGPEGQGSSEGQGSSEGQTSSEDQSPQQPLVKPDAQLSNKSDNQPPGQRSAYELSTFYSVSFSVDGSVLSVFNGEKTVSSDENLTEFARQILNEGNPSGRTGNLSYVVMKKDGYTLVAFMDNTVSEAGLQTMMRNALLVGGVSLVGMFFISVFLAKRIIRPLEESDKKQKQFLSDASHELKTPIAVIDANAEILSRELSHNEWLSNIQYESNRMGKLVKQLLDFSSAENREVPMEKLDFSHVVTGESLVFETFAFENGKVLQSNIEEGIVLTGNQNQLTQVISVLLDNALRHTTGTQIELNLKKQGHSAILSVSNDAEEISQEKLEHLFDRFYRVDDVRNSEDNHYGLGLSIAQAVVQKHGGTINVGYSEGQITFTVQLPIKGK, from the coding sequence ATGGTGTCGCTTGTTCTGCTGTTCACGGTGACGCTGTCGGTCATCATGTTTGCTAGCACTCAGGAGATCAGACAGAAGAACATGGACGTGCTCAACCGCTACGCCAGTCAGTATTCGCTTGAGAAGGAAAAAGGTAGCTCTGAGGGACAGAGTGGCCCAGAGGGTCAGGGTAGTTCTGAGGGGCAGGGTAGCTCCGAGGGACAGACAAGCTCCGAAGATCAGAGTCCGCAGCAGCCACTGGTCAAACCTGACGCTCAGCTGTCAAACAAATCTGACAATCAACCGCCAGGTCAGAGATCTGCTTACGAGCTCTCAACGTTTTACTCAGTATCGTTTTCTGTAGACGGCTCCGTACTTTCAGTCTTTAATGGCGAGAAAACCGTTAGCTCTGATGAAAACCTTACTGAGTTTGCTCGTCAGATTTTGAACGAAGGAAATCCTTCTGGTAGAACAGGCAATCTTTCTTACGTGGTTATGAAAAAAGATGGCTATACGCTTGTGGCGTTTATGGATAACACCGTTTCTGAAGCCGGTCTTCAGACCATGATGCGAAACGCTCTGCTTGTAGGAGGCGTATCGCTGGTAGGTATGTTCTTTATTTCTGTGTTTCTGGCAAAGCGCATTATTCGTCCACTTGAAGAGAGTGATAAAAAGCAGAAGCAGTTCTTATCCGACGCAAGTCACGAGCTCAAGACCCCTATTGCGGTTATTGACGCCAATGCAGAGATTCTATCCAGAGAACTTAGTCACAACGAATGGCTCTCCAACATTCAATACGAGAGCAATCGTATGGGAAAGCTAGTAAAACAGCTGTTAGATTTTTCTAGTGCGGAGAATAGAGAAGTGCCTATGGAAAAGCTGGACTTCTCTCATGTGGTTACTGGAGAATCACTGGTCTTTGAGACGTTTGCGTTTGAGAATGGCAAGGTGCTTCAAAGCAACATTGAAGAGGGGATTGTTCTTACAGGCAATCAGAATCAGCTTACGCAGGTTATTTCTGTGCTGCTTGATAACGCCCTGAGGCACACAACGGGTACTCAGATTGAGTTAAATCTTAAGAAACAAGGTCATAGCGCCATCTTAAGTGTTAGTAATGACGCGGAAGAGATTTCTCAAGAAAAGCTTGAGCATCTGTTTGATCGTTTTTATCGCGTTGATGATGTACGAAATAGTGAGGATAATCACTATGGACTAGGTCTTTCGATTGCACAAGCTGTGGTTCAAAAGCATGGTGGAACTATTAATGTAGGCTATTCAGAGGGTCAGATTACTTTTACTGTTCAGCTTCCTATTAAGGGCAAATAA
- a CDS encoding response regulator transcription factor, producing the protein MRVLLAEDEKRMAAAIVALLKQEKYDVDHMTDGASALLALESNMYDIAILDVMMPKMSGFEVSRKARSKGITIPILMLTAKSQLDDKVEGLDNGADDYLTKPFQTAELLARLRALGRRSSSFQENVLCFGDLSLDSTTATLTCETSGQSVRLSEKELRILEYMIGNHGRIMTRDQLAIKIWGFESDAEYNNVEVYMSFTRKKLAFIGSTVEIKAVRGLGYELRD; encoded by the coding sequence ATGCGAGTGCTTCTAGCTGAAGATGAGAAGAGAATGGCTGCAGCTATTGTGGCTCTCTTGAAGCAAGAAAAATACGACGTTGATCATATGACTGACGGCGCGTCTGCCCTTCTCGCCCTAGAAAGTAATATGTATGACATTGCAATCCTGGATGTTATGATGCCTAAGATGAGTGGGTTTGAGGTTTCCAGAAAGGCACGTAGTAAGGGAATTACCATTCCTATTTTAATGCTGACGGCAAAAAGCCAGCTAGACGATAAGGTCGAGGGCCTGGATAACGGCGCTGACGACTATCTAACCAAGCCTTTCCAGACGGCAGAACTCTTAGCTCGTTTACGTGCGCTAGGAAGAAGGAGTTCTAGCTTTCAAGAGAATGTCCTGTGTTTTGGCGACCTCTCGCTTGATTCCACAACCGCAACGTTGACCTGTGAGACTTCTGGCCAGAGTGTGCGTCTAAGCGAGAAAGAGTTGCGCATTCTTGAGTATATGATTGGCAATCATGGTCGCATTATGACGCGTGATCAGCTTGCCATTAAGATTTGGGGATTTGAAAGCGACGCCGAGTACAACAACGTTGAGGTGTACATGTCATTTACCCGTAAAAAACTGGCATTTATCGGTTCTACGGTAGAGATTAAAGCAGTTCGCGGCTTGGGATATGAATTGAGGGATTAA
- a CDS encoding MBL fold metallo-hydrolase: MPNSTQFDSKTESPSTTSGEQSNYFFALILSLIFGIFGVPQLYLKGWKSGLTRLVVNTTLIVGTIVLAQIFALPALLSYLLPAILSYPVIESALNLIYEDANASKKLIKGKLKLHKRYAGKQKAGIALASLSIALYFSAALTQPLPTTVSTAGVSGQQATVQATNAPSQTDSDTSSTTSLANTNVTIKFIDVGQGEAILIALPEKTMLIDAGPTGSGPKISQVLHELGREKIDYLVATHPDEDHIGGMADVISSTQIGTIYAPNKTNNTATYRKFLTAIQNNNLQITLAEAGTIIDQTDDYKIEILWPAKDANFPDTNDYSIIIKLTIGNKTFLFTGDAPTSAILQSNPGHIDVLKLSHHGSRTGTNEQLVRKLSPTYALISYALDNSYGHPMKSVLNALHKHSVEIWGTGANGTITITCDGTTIEISGEKNGTVVAPTSPEKSGTSSTSRTK, translated from the coding sequence ATGCCCAACTCAACGCAATTTGACAGCAAAACTGAATCGCCCAGCACAACCTCTGGCGAGCAATCTAACTACTTTTTTGCACTCATTCTTTCCTTGATATTTGGCATTTTTGGCGTTCCACAGTTGTATCTCAAGGGTTGGAAATCAGGGCTTACAAGACTTGTTGTAAATACGACGCTGATTGTTGGCACAATCGTCCTAGCTCAAATATTTGCCTTACCAGCATTGCTTTCTTATCTTCTACCAGCAATTCTTTCGTACCCGGTTATCGAGAGCGCTCTAAACCTCATTTACGAAGATGCCAATGCTTCCAAAAAACTCATAAAAGGCAAGCTCAAGCTCCACAAGCGGTACGCCGGAAAACAAAAAGCCGGAATTGCATTAGCCTCACTGAGTATAGCGCTCTACTTTAGTGCTGCACTGACGCAGCCGCTTCCAACTACCGTCTCTACCGCGGGCGTATCAGGTCAACAAGCCACAGTTCAAGCGACCAACGCACCCTCGCAGACAGACTCCGACACGTCATCCACAACCTCGCTGGCAAACACAAACGTAACCATCAAGTTTATCGACGTTGGCCAAGGAGAAGCAATTCTCATTGCACTTCCCGAAAAAACCATGCTTATCGATGCCGGTCCTACAGGTTCAGGTCCAAAAATTTCTCAGGTGCTCCATGAACTTGGTCGAGAGAAGATTGATTACCTGGTAGCTACCCATCCTGACGAAGATCACATTGGTGGCATGGCGGACGTCATTTCCAGCACCCAAATCGGAACCATTTACGCACCAAATAAGACAAACAACACGGCAACATACAGAAAGTTTCTAACCGCTATTCAGAACAATAACCTACAAATAACCCTTGCTGAAGCAGGGACCATCATCGACCAAACCGATGACTACAAGATAGAAATTCTTTGGCCAGCCAAAGACGCAAATTTTCCCGATACCAATGACTACTCGATAATTATCAAACTAACCATTGGCAACAAGACGTTTCTTTTCACGGGAGATGCACCTACAAGCGCAATCCTTCAGAGCAATCCAGGCCACATCGACGTGCTCAAGCTCTCCCATCACGGCTCTAGAACAGGTACAAATGAGCAACTGGTCCGCAAGCTATCGCCCACTTACGCCCTCATTTCTTACGCTTTGGATAACTCCTACGGACACCCCATGAAGTCAGTCTTAAACGCCCTCCACAAACATTCCGTTGAGATTTGGGGAACGGGAGCTAACGGAACTATTACCATTACCTGCGATGGTACAACCATTGAAATATCTGGCGAGAAGAACGGCACTGTTGTTGCTCCTACCTCACCAGAAAAATCTGGCACGTCGTCGACATCGAGGACTAAGTAA
- the acpS gene encoding holo-ACP synthase encodes MALAGIGVDMLEIARMQQAIDKRPHFIRRMFTDAERAYCERTARPAEHYAARFAAREAVLKALGTGFSSGIGFQDVSVERDQLGRPQACLAGKAAQIAADQGVQEIALSISYTRDVAVANAVAVTNAVKPKVDQKEDATQELARSFKEARSVLDELERVQESIIETTFDDVVKSEE; translated from the coding sequence ATGGCACTGGCAGGAATAGGTGTAGATATGCTTGAGATTGCCCGCATGCAGCAGGCAATTGATAAGCGCCCTCACTTTATTCGCCGCATGTTTACCGATGCCGAGCGTGCGTATTGTGAGCGTACTGCTCGCCCTGCGGAGCATTATGCTGCTCGTTTTGCGGCAAGAGAAGCTGTGCTCAAAGCTTTAGGAACGGGTTTCTCGTCTGGTATTGGTTTTCAGGATGTTTCTGTTGAGAGAGATCAACTGGGTAGGCCACAAGCTTGTCTAGCTGGTAAGGCTGCACAGATTGCGGCCGATCAAGGCGTGCAAGAGATTGCACTTTCTATTTCGTACACTAGAGACGTTGCGGTAGCCAATGCAGTTGCCGTCACCAATGCTGTAAAACCTAAGGTAGATCAAAAGGAAGATGCCACCCAAGAGCTGGCACGTTCATTCAAAGAAGCTCGTTCTGTGTTGGATGAGCTTGAGCGCGTGCAAGAATCTATAATTGAGACAACCTTTGATGATGTTGTTAAATCTGAGGAGTAA
- the tsaE gene encoding tRNA (adenosine(37)-N6)-threonylcarbamoyltransferase complex ATPase subunit type 1 TsaE yields MTNPSVDANFGTNNTIANNLPEKTAAGTFVSTTTEQTIALGQILGKLLQAGDVLVLTGDLGAGKTQLTKGIAAGMGVTDDVTSPTFTIEMVYEGTTIPLYHFDLYRLSDPDQLEDTGLYDALESDGPTIIEWGEQFAEQIGERTLDVYVSRLSEEELASDDAEPRREIRFISQNARGEEIIQSL; encoded by the coding sequence GTGACTAATCCTTCTGTCGACGCTAATTTTGGCACAAATAACACCATTGCAAACAATCTGCCAGAAAAAACCGCAGCTGGCACGTTTGTTTCTACTACCACTGAGCAGACTATTGCTCTTGGTCAGATTTTGGGCAAACTCCTGCAAGCAGGAGATGTTTTAGTGCTCACGGGAGACTTGGGTGCGGGAAAGACTCAGCTCACTAAGGGTATTGCTGCAGGTATGGGCGTTACTGATGATGTAACCAGCCCAACCTTTACTATCGAGATGGTTTATGAGGGTACAACCATACCGCTCTATCACTTTGATTTGTATCGTTTGAGTGATCCTGACCAGCTTGAAGATACTGGTCTATATGACGCACTTGAGTCCGATGGGCCAACTATTATCGAGTGGGGAGAGCAATTTGCAGAGCAAATTGGCGAGAGAACCCTTGATGTGTATGTCTCCAGGTTATCAGAGGAAGAGTTAGCATCCGATGACGCTGAGCCTCGTCGTGAGATTCGATTTATCTCGCAGAATGCTCGGGGAGAAGAAATTATCCAGTCGCTTTAA
- a CDS encoding cysteine hydrolase family protein, with product MQKALISIDYTYDFVADDGKLTAGKPAQAISDAIYEATKCAFDRGDYIFFAIDAHDPEDNFHPETKLFPPHNIIGTSGRDLFGPLNNFYQQYKDDSHVFWMDKRHYSSFSGTDLDIRLRERGVNTVILTGVLTDICVLHTAVDAYNLGYHIEVVEPAVASLTPENHQFALAHFKNTLGATLVDTELNEIESL from the coding sequence ATGCAGAAAGCTTTGATTTCGATTGACTACACCTACGATTTTGTAGCAGATGACGGAAAGCTGACAGCAGGCAAGCCAGCTCAAGCTATTTCTGATGCTATTTATGAAGCTACTAAGTGTGCTTTTGATCGTGGCGATTATATTTTCTTTGCTATTGACGCTCACGACCCAGAGGATAACTTCCATCCAGAGACCAAGCTTTTCCCACCTCACAATATTATTGGCACAAGTGGTAGAGACTTATTTGGACCTTTGAACAACTTCTACCAGCAGTACAAGGATGATAGCCATGTGTTCTGGATGGATAAGCGCCATTACTCGTCCTTCTCGGGAACTGATCTTGATATTCGCCTGAGGGAGCGCGGTGTCAATACGGTTATTTTGACCGGCGTTCTTACTGATATTTGCGTGCTGCATACGGCAGTGGACGCTTACAATCTAGGTTATCACATTGAGGTTGTTGAGCCAGCGGTGGCATCGTTAACGCCTGAGAATCACCAGTTTGCTCTTGCGCACTTTAAGAATACTCTTGGAGCAACGCTTGTTGATACAGAACTTAATGAGATTGAGAGCTTATAA